DNA from Gracilinanus agilis isolate LMUSP501 chromosome 3, AgileGrace, whole genome shotgun sequence:
CGCAGGGGCTCACCCGGCCTGCAGCTCGCTGTCGTCCTCAGAGAACACGTCGCGGTCCAGGTGGAGGACGAGCTTCTTGAGGCGGCGGCAGTGGCGCAAGCAGAAGGAGGACACGAGCAGGTCGGCCTTGCCGCGCAGGCCGAGCCGCAGGTCCTGGAAGTGGTCCATGACCTGCGTCAGGAAGGCGGCGTCCTGGGCCTCGTAGAGGCTCAGGAAGAACTGGTGCAGGGAGTGGCTGTGGGGGGGGGTGGCGCTGACCACGGCGGCCCAGAGCAGCAGGTCCCGCCGCAGCTGGGGGGCCAGCCGGCAGCCCAGCCCCTCCTCCACGGGCCCGGCGCACTCGGGGTTCAGAAGGCCGAAGAGGAAGTGCACGGCCGTGCCCACGAAGCTCGTGTTCTCCCCCGAGATCTTCTCCAGCTCCGTGGTGAGGTCCTGCGAAGAGGGCGCCAGGCCGGGCCAGCGGGTCACCTCCATGGCGCTGTACAGGGCGGCCAGGAACTCCTGCAGGGTCAAGTGGAGGAAGGTGAAGCCTCCGCCGGGCCTCGGGAGGAGGAGGCGGGAGGCCACGAAGGGCTCCAGGTCGGCCTCGGCCAGCCCCAGCCGCTCCAGGTCGCCGCGGCCGAAGCGGGTGGCGTGGGCCAGCACGCCCTCGGCGGCCAGGCGGCACAGGCCCCACAGCTGGAGCTCGCGGGGCGCGGGCCGGCCGCGGAAGAGCCCGGCCACGTAGGACACGAAGAGGCTGGTGGCGGTGAGGGGGCCTCGGCGCAGGTCGTCACCGCCGTCCAGCCGCCGCTTCAGGCCCGTGCAGACCACCCAGCACACCAGAGGCGCGTGGCACAGGGAGGTCAGCGTCTCGTTGTCCTGCACGACGGCCAGGGCGGCCCGCGCCCTGGCCGGGTCCCCAAAGAACCTGTAGAAGTAGTCGTCGCGGTCGGCCGCGGACAGCCCCAGGACCTCCACGAGCCGGGGGCAGCCCAGCCAGGGGGCCAGGCGGGCCCAGCCCGAGGGCCGCACCACCACGAGCAGCCGGGCCTCGGGCAGCAGGGCTTTCCTGAGCAGAGCCTGCAGCAGGCGGCCCAGGGGCCGGGGCTCCCCCCAGGCCCGGCACAGCTCGGCCTCGGGCCCGTCCAAGAAGGGCTTCAGATCCTCCAGACCGTCCACGACGAACAGGAGCCTCCGGGGTCGTGACAGAATCTCGGAGACGGGCGCCTGCGGATCGGGCCACTCGCCGGCCACCAGCTCGGCCAGGCTCCTGTCGGCCGGCCCGTCCAGATCCCCGGCGTTGAAGTAGAAGACGTACCGAAAGGCGTCCTGGCGGGGGCGCCCCCGGGCCCAGTCCAGCACCAGTTTCCGGGCCAGCACGGTCTTGCCGATGCCCACGGCCCCCTGCAGGATCACGGTGTTGGGCCGCCTCTTGGTCCTCTCGTCGGGCTGGAACAGCGCCGCCAGATGGCCGGCCCGCTCGGGGGCCCCGGTGGCCGGAGGCCCTTCGCTGGGTGGGCGCTCCGGGCCTTCCCCTCCCACGACCACCCTGACCTTGGCGCAGCTGCGGTGGAACTGCAGAGTCACGGGCCCGAACAGGAAGTTCTCGGGCGCTCCGGGCCATGGGTCTCCGGCCCTCAAGGAACAGAACCTTCCTGCCGTCCAGGCTCGGTACCGCCTCTGGTCATCTGTGCCAGGGCAGAAAAGCACGGGTCATGGGGAGGGCAGAGGGAGCGGGCAGGGGGCCGGGGGGACCCAGCGGCCTCGGCCCACTCCTGTGCCCACACAAGACAGAATGCTGAAGCcgagacttcctgactcccagcccgaGCTCTTGACATGAGGCCAAAGGCCTGAGTTCGGATCCCATCTCTGCCCCTTTTACCTCCCCTCAATCCCGGAGACCCTTCCCATATTGGGGTCCCTCCCACAGGGATAGGCAGTGGAGGAAGACTTGGCAGGTGATAGGTATGAGGGAGGGCACTAGGGCAGCATACCGGGTGGGAGGAGAGGCCCCGGGGTCAAATCCATACCCcggttgtgtggccctgggccagtcaccTAGCTCCTCTGGCCTGCTtctctgccctggagccaatgcCCTGTAAGGACTCCAGGGCCGGTGGCAAGCAGCTAAACAGAGGGGTACCCTAGACTGAGCCAGGGGAGATGCCCCATGGGCTCCCCTTCCTCGGACGCTGGGCCCAAGGCCAGGCCACCATGGCAGCTGTCCCAGGCACATCCACACTCTACGGCAGGGGTCAGGAAGGCCCACCCAGGGTCCCCACTCACCCGAGTCCTCCTCCGCTTCACCATCTCTGTCCTCTCCTGGGCCGGTTCCCCCCGGGCCCCATGTCTGGGCAGCCTCTGGGGACCCTGaaaggggcagtgatggccatggATGAGGCCTGAGCACCCAGAACCTGCCAGGGAGGACAGAGTTCCAGCTATGCCCACACCGGGGGCAGGACCCAAGGGAAACAAACCCCCAGAgagaaaggggaaccagggaccCAGAGCACTGGTGCATGGTTGGTGGAGCTGCAGAGCACCAAGTGCCCAGAAGGCACCCACATCTCGGCATGACCTACCCCGAGGAGGGTCCAGTGGGTCCCAACATATTCCCAGCTCCGGTCTCTGTGGCCTGAACACAAAATAGGGGTGCAGGGACTCCACAGCACCTGGGGAGGGAAGAGCAGGGCTGGGGGAAGAGCCGCTGCCTGGAGGGGCCCATTCCCTCGGACTAGGGGCAGAAGGCAGCCcctggggggtggagggggctCCCACGTACTGCTCTCCTGCTGGTCCATGTTCCCGCAGCTTCTGGGGGCTCAGCTCTGTGGGAGGCGGCTCCCCAAGTTCTCCAAGGGgcctgggggaggagagagggggagggagggcgtcaggggatgggggggggggagaaagagccCTGAACTCCCCCTCTCATTCCTGCCAGCCTCACTGCCCGCCTTCCCCCAGCGCGGGCTCCTCAAAGGGGCAAAGTGAGGCCAGTCCGGCCTCGGGGCTTCACAGCTCCCCCTCGGTCATGGCTACCCCCAGGTCCCGGCCCATAGAACCCGCTGTGGGGGGCGGAGGGGAGGGGGTCCGCTTACCCAAGGCTACTGCAGGTTCCCGGGCCCCGAGGGCTTCCAGGCACCTGGAGAGGAAAAACACCCTCGTGGCTCCGCCCCCTCGCCCCCGCCTTCCCCACTCCTTCCCGCCACTGGCGCTCCCCTCAGCCCACCCCAGGGTGCCGGGAAGCCTGTGGGCAGCACCTTGGGGCGAAACCGCGGAAGCCGGAGCACAAGCGCTCGGCGCCTCCGGGCCGCCATCCGAAGACTACATTTCCCGAAAGCCCCCGCGCGGCGCCCACTCCGTCCACTGGCAGGAGGAAAGAGGGCGCGGAGGAGCACGGATCGTATATTAGTAATTCCTCACGACTGTATAGAAACCATGATTACGAACTAGTGGCTACTTTGTCATGAGTCATCTCATGGGTTGTCATGATTACAGTCGGGGGCTCCCCAAAACTATTTCCCAAACATC
Protein-coding regions in this window:
- the LOC123240704 gene encoding NACHT, LRR and PYD domains-containing protein 14-like, yielding MPEIRGEKATTSHHHPKWAAAAACSHRPLAYLPVAALLEYPRLQRNKARREELLIYDPCSSAPSFLLPVDGVGAARGLSGNVVFGWRPGGAERLCSGFRGFAPRCLEALGAREPAVALGKRTPSPPPPTAGSMGRDLGVAMTEGELREELLIYDPCSSAPSFLLPVDGVGAARGLSGNVVFGWRPGGAERLCSGFRGFAPRCLEALGAREPAVALGKRTPSPPPPTAGSMGRDLGVAMTEGELPLGELGEPPPTELSPQKLREHGPAGEQYVGAPSTPQGLPSAPSPREWAPPGSGSSPSPALPSPGAVESLHPYFVFRPQRPELGICWDPLDPPRGSPEAAQTWGPGGTGPGEDRDGEAEEDSDDQRRYRAWTAGRFCSLRAGDPWPGAPENFLFGPVTLQFHRSCAKVRVVVGGEGPERPPSEGPPATGAPERAGHLAALFQPDERTKRRPNTVILQGAVGIGKTVLARKLVLDWARGRPRQDAFRYVFYFNAGDLDGPADRSLAELVAGEWPDPQAPVSEILSRPRRLLFVVDGLEDLKPFLDGPEAELCRAWGEPRPLGRLLQALLRKALLPEARLLVVVRPSGWARLAPWLGCPRLVEVLGLSAADRDDYFYRFFGDPARARAALAVVQDNETLTSLCHAPLVCWVVCTGLKRRLDGGDDLRRGPLTATSLFVSYVAGLFRGRPAPRELQLWGLCRLAAEGVLAHATRFGRGDLERLGLAEADLEPFVASRLLLPRPGGGFTFLHLTLQEFLAALYSAMEVTRWPGLAPSSQDLTTELEKISGENTSFVGTAVHFLFGLLNPECAGPVEEGLGCRLAPQLRRDLLLWAAVVSATPPHSHSLHQFFLSLYEAQDAAFLTQVMDHFQDLRLGLRGKADLLVSSFCLRHCRRLKKLVLHLDRDVFSEDDSELQAGPQASDLATASLWKALCSVLSTSTSLRELDLRFFSLNDLCMKSLSDQLRHRDCRLQNLRVKQTAFVPFACGDFPLALTGHQHLTWLDLNLQLGDDGMKLLCEALRHPQCNLQYLRLRSCALTEACCPDLALALTCNQSLSHLDMGGNQLLDRGVQVLCEALSQPKCRLQSLLLPACGLTAGVCQDLSAALTSNRSLTRLCLASNSLRDDGLKVLSTALKNPECPLQRLALWSCELTAEGCQALSAALHSNKNLTHLDLGENDLRDDGMKLLCEALRQPQCPLQALDMLVCFLTEACCQDLSDALILNQSLRSLNLGHNALRDEGVKLLCKALRHPNCPLQRIGLERCQLNTACCQDLSSVLLCNPRLKSLNLAQNALWDEGVRILCEALEKPECSLQILSLWKEAFSSSAQQMLKATEERKPHLIITGDWYSQDPEDYSSSWWLET